One segment of Erigeron canadensis isolate Cc75 chromosome 2, C_canadensis_v1, whole genome shotgun sequence DNA contains the following:
- the LOC122588534 gene encoding GDP-mannose 4,6 dehydratase 1 has translation MASSVNGQQQPAEPAPIKLKVALITGITGQDGSYLTELLLNKGYEVHGLIRRSSNFNTQRINHIYIDPHNAHKARMKLHYADLTDASSLRRWIDTISPDEIYNLAAQSHVAVSFEIPDYTADVVATGSLRLLEALRSHIASTGRSHVKYYQAGSSEMFGSTPPPQAEDTPFHPRSPYAASKVAAHWYTVNYREAYGIFACNGILFNHESPRRGENFVTRKITRAVGRIKVGLQSKLFLGNLQASRDWGFAGDYVEAMWLMLQQEKPDDYVVATEESHTVEEFLEKAFGYVGLNWKDHVAIDKRYFRPTEVDNLKGDSSKARKVLGWKPKVGFEQLVKMMVDEDIELAKREKVLVDAGYMDAQQQP, from the exons ATGGCATCCAGCGTGAACGGACAACAACAACCGGCTGAACCGGCACCAATTAAGCTAAAAGTGGCTCTAATAACCGGAATCACAGGTCAAGACGGTTCATACCTAACCGAACTTTTATTAAACAAAGGCTACGAAGTCCACGGTCTAATTCGCCGTTCATCAAACTTCAACACACAACGGATCAACCACATCTACATCGACCCACACAACGCGCACAAAGCGCGTATGAAGCTACACTACGCCGATCTAACCGACGCATCGTCTCTACGCCGTTGGATCGATACAATCtctcctgatgagatctataaCTTGGCTGCACAATCACACGTGGCGGTTTCCTTTGAGATTCCTGATTATACTGCTGACGTGGTTGCTACCGGTTCGTTAAGGTTGTTGGAAGCTTTGAGGTCTCATATTGCTTCTACTGGGAGGAGTCATGTTAAGTATTATCAAGCGGGTTCGTCGGAAATGTTTGGATCTACGCCTCCGCCTCAGGCGGAGGATACTCCGTTTCATCCGCGGTCGCCTTACGCCGCTTCGAAAGTTGCTGCTCATTG GTATACAGTTAACTACCGGGAGGCATATGGGATCTTTGCCTGCAATGGCATTCTCTTCAACCATGAATCACCTCGAAGAGGTGAAAACTTTGTGACAAGAAAGATCACTAGGGCAGTTGGCAGGATCAAGGTCGGCCTGCAGAGCAAGCTGTTTTTAGGAAATTTGCAGGCTTCAAGAGATTGGGGATTTGCAGGGGATTATGTGGAGGCAATGTGGTTGATGCTACAGCAAGAGAAGCCAGACGACTATGTAGTGGCAACTGAAGAATCACACACAGTGGAGGAGTTTCTTGAGAAAGCATTTGGGTATGTTGGTTTGAACTGGAAGGATCATGTAGCGATTGATAAAAGGTACTTTAGGCCCACTGAAGTGGATAACTTGAAAGGTGATTCGAGCAAGGCGAGGAAAGTTCTTGGGTGGAAACCTAAAGTTGGGTTTGAGCAGTTGGTGAAGATGATGGTTGATGAAGATATTGAGTTAGCCAAGAGAGAGAAAGTTCTTGTTGATGCAGGATACATGGATGCTCAACAACAGCCTTGA
- the LOC122586350 gene encoding nucleolin-like, producing MRTRNADNPKSPPPAKRTPPARKSASKTPPTPPDAAAQTPSGSTVTPKRASSTRGKAVATAVTESPDIKVDDETLKVKPGTKSGNKRTVKKVVKRTVIRKKVKPTPASVKVEQEEEDNDSELGVEKEKLEEMKDEDVGVSVKGPMDVAVKVEEDMKVHVEGGSDVPTEIENESVGGDLKQESGDVQEVKVGEKENVEGVEEDLSVQEPSLEMVEGDEKVNMETEEISLPIHEPSLEKEEVDEKEDKETSDEEPYEDEEPEEVLKEAPDFEKVIENQEVAVEIEKNVENEELPAENKIVGLETEPVDMENDIDDDYKEDEDPQERLCFSDEEKDKDIGNDGHDEYDDEEIADDKGAELGDLGMDMEQAEITAAAEDRRRRKEFEVFVGGLDRDATEEDVKRVFQNAGEVVEVRMRKELPSNKNKGYAFVRFATKEHVARALAEMKNPVIRGKRCGTAPSEDNDTLFLGNICNTWTKEAIKQKLMDYGIEGLERITLVADPQHEGLSRGFAFIEFSGHPDAMLAFKRLQKPDAIFGHPDRTAKVAFAEPLREPDPDVLAHVKSVFVDGLPPHWDEDIVRDHLKNYGSIERVMLARNMSTAKRKDFGFIDFTTHEAALACIDGINKRELGDEKMKVRARLSNPLPKTQAVKGGIAGGFRIGQGTGATFSRAGRGFGRGALPSNRMNFPRGRGLYQYGPGQTSRMGFAEDYLPAGPHPPFRERQNLGGRWGSYRGSHHASGQGTMPPRYDVDRPRHGGRDHLMPMTGRPIFPEEQFSRPYGGRHYEDPHTYGDTSRGVKRPYFPDQDPGYSESSRARPRLDYPDPTNSSAATRNRGGGFGGHSRDYYNYDNSSYHGSDRPYGGERPYGVDRPYGVDRPYGADRPYGADRPYGADRPYGADRPYGADRPYGGDRPYGGGRPYGGRYY from the exons ATGAGGACACGAAACGCAGACAATCCTAAATCACCTCCTCCGGCAAAACGAACTCCACCGGCCCGAAAATCGGCATCTAAAACCCCTCCGACACCACCTGACGCTGCCGCACAAACACCGTCCGGTTCCACAGTCACACCTAAGCGCGCTTCATCCACCCGAGGGAAAGCCGTTGCAACTGCCGTAACAGAATCACCAG ATATAAAGGTAGATGATGAAACTTTGAAGGTAAAACCTGGAACGAAATCTGGGAATAAAAGGACTGTTAAGAAAGTGGTTAAAAGAACTGTTATCAGGAAAAAAGTGAAACCGACGCCTGCGTCAGTTaaagttgaacaagaagaagaagataatgaTAGTGAATTGGGTGTGGAAAAAGAGAAGTTAGAGGAGATGAAAGATGAGGATGTTGGCGTGTCGGTAAAAGGACCGATGGATGTTGCTGTGAAAGTTGAGGAGGATATGAAAGTCCATGTGGAAGGTGGGAGTGATGTTCCGACAGAAATTGAGAATGAAAGTGTTGGGGGTGATTTGAAGCAAGAGAGTGGTGATGTTCAAGAAGTGAAGGTGGGTGAGAAGGAAAATGTGGAAGGGGTTGAAGAAGATTTGAGTGTTCAGGAACCGAGTTTGGAGATGGTGGAAGGGGATGAGAAAGTAAACATGGAAACAGAAGAGATATCGTTGCCTATTCATGAACCGAGTTTGGAGAAAGAGGAAGTAGATGAGAAAGAAGATAAGGAAACAAGTGACGAAGAACCTTATGAAGATGAGGAACCTGAAGAAGTATTAAAAGAGGCACCTGATTTTGAGAAAGTCATTGAGAATCAGGAAGTTGCCGtggaaatagaaaaaaatgtgGAGAATGAAGAGTTGCCGGCGGAAAATAAAATTGTGGGGCTGGAGACTGAGCCGGTTGACATGGAGAATGATATTGACGACGATTATAAGGAAGATGAAGATCCACAAGAGCGATTATGTTTTAGTGACGAGGAGAAGGATAAGGACATCGGCAACGATGGTCATGATGAATATGATGACGAAGAGATTGCAGATGACAAAGGGGCAGAACTTGGTGACCTGGGGATGGATATGGAACAAGCAGAAATTACAGCAGCTGCAGAGGATCGGAGGAGAAGGAAAGAGTTTGAGGTATTTGTTGGTGGATTAGATCGAGACGCCACAGAGGAAGATGTAAAGAGAGTTTTTCAGAATGCTGGGGAGGTTGTTGAAGTTCGAATGCGTAAGGAACTTCCAAGTAATAAAAACAAAGGATATGCATTCGTGAGATTTGCTACAAAGGAACATGTAGCCCGTGCTTTGGCTGAAATGAAAAATCCTGTT ATACGTGGAAAACGGTGTGGAACTGCACCAAGTGAGGACAATGATACTTTGTTCCTGGGCAATATCTGCAATACATGGACAAAGGAAGCT ATAAAGCAAAAATTAATGGATTATGGCATTGAAGGTCTTGAAAGGATCACACTTGTTGCTGATCCACAACATGAAGGGTTGAGTCGTGGTTTTGCATTCATTGAGTTTTCAGGTCACCCGGATGCTATGCTTGCATTTAAAAGGCTCCAAAAACCTGACGCTATTTTTGGCCATCCTGATAGAACTGCCAAAGTAGCTTTTGCTGAACCTTTGCGGGAGCCGGACCCAGATGTTTTGGCTCATGTTAAGTCTGTCTTTGTTGACGGGCTGCCACCTCATTGGGATGAAGACATTGTTAGGgatcatttaaaaaattatggtAGTATTGAGCGTGTCATGCTTGCACGAAACATGTCAACTGCCAAGAGGAAGGATTTTGGATTTATTGATTTCACTACTCATGAAGCTGCTCTTGCTTGCATCGATggaataaataaaagagaactGGGTGATGAGAAG ATGAAAGTCAGGGCAAGGCTTTCAAATCCTCTACCCAAAACTCAAGCTGTGAAAGGTGGAATAGCGGGTGGATTCCGAATTGGTCAAGGCACTGGTGCTACCTTTTCAAGGGCtg GGAGGGGTTTTGGAAGAGGTGCGCTTCCTTCCAATCGTATGAACTTTCCTCGAGGCAGGGGTTTATATCAATATGGACCGGGTCAAACCAGTAGAATGGGTTTTGCAGAGGATTACCTGCCTGCTGGTCCTCATCCTCCTTTCAGAGAGAGACAGAATCTTG GAGGGAGGTGGGGTAGTTATAGGGGCTCACATCATGCATCTGGTCAAGGCACTATGCCACCTAGGTACGATGTTGATAGACCCCGACACGGTGGTCGTGATCATCTTATGCCTATGACAGGTCGACCAATTTTCCCTGAAGAACAATTTAGCAGACCTTACGGTGGAAGGCATTATGAAGACCCGCACACTTATGGAGATACTTCACGTGGAGTCAAACGACCATATTTTCCA GACCAGGATCCTGGCTATAGTGAGTCTAGCAGAGCCCGCCCTCGCTTGGATTACCCTGACCCAACAAATTCATCTGCTGCAACTCGTAATCGAG GAGGTGGGTTTGGTGGTCATTCACGTGACTATTACAACTATGAT AATTCATCTTACCATGGAAGTGACCGGCCTTATGGTGGTGAACGGCCTTATGGCGTAGACCGGCCGTATGGCGTAGACCGGCCGTATGGCGCTGACCGGCCGTATGGCGCTGACCGGCCGTATGGCGCTGACCGGCCGTATGGCGCTGACCGGCCGTATGGCGCTGACAGGCCTTATGGCGGTGATCGACCTTATGGTGGTGGTCGACCTTATGGCGGTCGGTACTACTAG
- the LOC122588727 gene encoding V-type proton ATPase 16 kDa proteolipid subunit-like, giving the protein MASTFSGDETAPFFGFLGAAAALVFSCMGAAYGTAKSGVGVASMGVMRPELVMKSIVPVVMAGVLGIYGLIIAVIISTGINPKAKSYYLFDGYAHLSSGLACGLAGLSAGMAIGIVGDAGVRANAQQPKLFVGMILILIFAEALALYGLIVGIILSSRAGQSRAD; this is encoded by the exons ATGGCGTCTACTTTCTCCGGAGATGAAACGGCACCGTTTTTCGGCTTCCTCGGCGCGGCAGCTGCCCTAGTTTTCTCAT GTATGGGAGCTGCGTACGGAACAGCAAAGAGCGGGGTAGGTGTGGCATCGATGGGAGTGATGAGGCCGGAGCTGGTAATGAAATCGATAGTTCCGGTTGTTATGGCGGGAGTGTTAGGAATTTATGGATTGATTATAGCTGTTATAATAAGTACTGGAATTAATCCCAAGGCGAAATCGTATTATTTGTTTGATGGATATGCACATTTGTCATCTGGTCTTGCTTGTGGTCTTGCTGGATTATCCGCTGGAATGGCCATTGGTATCGTTGGCGACGCCGGTGTTAG GGCAAATGCACAACAGCCAAAGCTTTTTGTTGGAATGATCCTTATTTTAATCTTTGCTGAAGCACTTGCGTTATATGGTCTCATTGTTGGCATCATCTTATCTTCCCGTGCTGGACAGTCCAGGGCCGACTAA
- the LOC122587374 gene encoding probable LRR receptor-like serine/threonine-protein kinase At4g36180 — MTTQITPSFLIIFLLCTISLTYADRSEIEALTHFKNNLQDPLNALASWTDSTLSAPCDWRGIVCSKDGHVTDIRLPRLQLHGPLSDKLANLRMLRRLSLRSNSFNGSIPSSIVTKCTLLQYVFLQYNSLSGTIPDNISSLNGLVILNVAGNNISGHVPYNLPVSLRYFDVSSNSLSGELPSDNFLQEIQVLNFSYNRFTGAIPEKYGALQNLQFLWLDNNNLQGTLPSALANCTALVHFSADGNAIGGVIPSGIGSLPKLEVISLAHNNLTGMIPDSIFCSDKPANNIRNVRLGFNAFTGLVKPDRNCDSVLEVVDVQNNQIEGKFPLWLSNVSTLTDLDLSGNHFSGRIPSEIGNLKRLEELKLANNSLTGLFPSEIMQISNLKVLNLEGNLFTGEIPKFLSELKGLKMLYLGGNRFNGSIPSSFSGLVELETLSLRDNSLAGSLPEEIMSMSNLTMLDLEGNRFSGEIPVTIGNLKGLSVLNLSGNVFSGKIPGSIGSLYKLTALDLSRQNLTGELPLDLFGLPNLQVVALQENSFSGDVPEGFSSLLGLRYLNLSSNLFSGHIPSTFSYLKSLVALSLSNNNVSGKIPPEIGNCSQLQVLDLGSNGLSGRIPYDVSRLSHLTELNLSKNNLSGQIPESLSYLSNLTSLDLSSNSLDGEIPANLTAIPSLMYLNVSSNNLQGEIPEPLASRFDNESLFDGNNGLCGKPLNRKCEGESSGSRKRTIWLIVAAATGAIFMSVCCCFYTYSFFKWRKRIIERAKAGEKKRTSPQRSSGTRSSGENGGPKLVMFNNKITLAETLEATRQFDEENVLSRTRFGLIFKACYNDGMVLSIRRLQNGLLEENMFKKEAELLGKVRHRNLTVLRGYYAGPPDLRLLVYDYMPNGNLATLLQEASHQDGHVLNWPMRHLIALGIARGLAFLHSTTMVHGDIKPQNVLFDADFEAHVSEFGLTPLATIRSPEAATSTSGTVGTLGYVSPEAILTSEVTKESDVYSFGIVLLELLTGKKPVMFTQDEDIVKWVKRQLQRGQVSELLEPGLLELDPESSEWEEFLLGVKVGLLCTAPDPQDRPTMADIVFMLEGCRVGPDIPSSADPTSQPSPA; from the coding sequence ATGACAACACAAATTACTCCCTCATTTCTGATCATTTTCTTACTGTGCACCATTTCACTAACATACGCCGACCGTTCCGAAATCGAAGCACTCACACACTTCAAAAACAACCTACAAGATCCGCTAAATGCACTTGCCAGCTGGACCGACTCAACGCTGTCGGCTCCATGTGACTGGCGAGGCATTGTTTGTTCGAAAGACGGCCATGTAACTGACATCCGACTTCCACGGCTTCAGTTACATGGTCCACTTTCAGACAAACTTGCTAACCTGCGCATGTTGCGTAGGTTAAGCCTCAGGTCCAATAGTTTCAACGGAAGCATTCCGTCATCTATTGTAACAAAATGTACTTTGttacaatatgtttttcttcagtACAACTCTTTATCCGGAACAATTCCGGATAATATCTCTAGTCTAAACGGACTAGTGATATTGAATGTGGCCGGAAACAATATTTCCGGCCACGTTCCGTATAACTTACCTGTAAGTTTACGGTATTTCGACGTGTCCTCCAACTCGTTATCCGGTGAACTACCGTCAGATAATTTTTTGCAAGAGATTCAAGTGTTGAATTTTTCATATAATCGATTTACAGGAGCGATTCCCGAGAAATACGGAGCGTTACAGAATTTACAGTTTTTGTGgcttgataataataacttacaAGGGACGTTACCGTCCGCGCTAGCTAACTGTACTGCGTTAGTTCATTTCAGCGCGGACGGTAACGCAATAGGAGGAGTTATTCCTTCGGGAATAGGCTCGCTCCCAAAGCTAGAAGTGATTTCACTAGCTCATAACAATCTTACTGGTATGATTCCTGATTCGATTTTTTGTAGTGATAAACCAGCTAATAATATTCGGAATGTTCGGTTAGGGTTTAATGCATTTACAGGTTTAGTAAAGCCAGATAGAAATTGTGATAGTGTTCTAGAAGTGGTGGATGTACAGAACAATCAGATTGAAGGAAAGTTTCCTTTGTGGTTAAGTAATGTATCTACATTGACTGATTTAGATCTTTCTGGTAATCATTTTTCGGGTAGGATTCCGAGTGAGATTGGGAACTTGAAGCGGTTGGAGGAGTTGAAGTTAGCGAATAATTCGTTAACTGGTTTGTTTCCTAGTGAGATTATGCAGATAAgtaatttgaaagttttgaatctTGAAGGGAATTTGTTTACTGGTGAGATTCCTAAGTTTTTGAGTGAGTTAAAAGGGCTTAAGATGTTGTATTTGGGTGGAAATCGGTTTAATGGTAGCATTCCTTCGAGCTTTAGTGGCCTTGTAGAGCTCGAAACTTTGAGCTTAAGAGATAATAGTCTTGCTGGAAGTTTGCCTGAAGAGATTATGTCTATGAGCAATCTTACAATGTTGGACCTTGAGGGAAACCGGTTTTCTGGTGAGATACCGGTTACTATTGGGAATTTGAAAGGGTTATCGGTTTTGAACTTGAGTGGGAATGTGTTTTCTGGTAAGATTCCGGGAAGTATTGGGAGTCTTTATAAGTTGACTGCTCTTGATTTAAGTAGACAGAATCTCACCGGAGAGTTGCCGTTGGATCTTTTTGGTTTGCCTAATTTGCAAGTGGTTGCTTTGCAAGAGAATTCGTTTTCCGGTGATGTTCCTGAAGGTTTCAGCAGCTTATTAGGTTTGCGTTACTTGAATCTTTCTTCGAATTTGTTTTCTGGTCACATTCCTTCAACTTTTAGCTATCTTAAGTCATTAGTTGCTCTGTCTTTGTCAAATAACAATGTGTCTGGTAAGATCCCACCAGAGATTGGCAATTGTTCCCAACTTCAGGTTCTTGATCTTGGTTCAAATGGTTTAAGTGGGCGAATTCCATATGATGTATCAAGGCTATCTCATTTGACCGAACTCAATTTGAGTAAGAACAATCTTTCTGGTCAGATTCCAGAGTCTTTATCCTATTTGTCAAACCTCACTTCACTTGACCTTAGTTCAAATAGTTTGGATGGTGAGATCCCGGCAAATCTTACAGCCATTCCAAGCTTGATGTATTTGAATGTGTCTAGCAATAACCTCCAAGGGGAAATACCAGAACCATTGGCTTCTAGATTCGACAATGAATCTCTTTTTGATGGTAATAATGGTTTATGTGGGAAGCCATTGAACAGAAAATGCGAGGGGGAAAGTAGCGGTAGTAGAAAAAGAACGATTTGGTTGATTGTTGCAGCTGCTACAGGAGCTATTTTCATGTCCGTATGCTGTTGTTTCTACACATACAGTTTCTTTAAATGGCGGAAAAGGATCATAGAAAGGGCAAAAGCAGGGGAAAAAAAGAGAACTAGTCCTCAACGAAGTTCGGGTACTCGAAGTAGTGGTGAAAATGGAGGCCCAAAGCTTGTaatgttcaacaacaagatcacTTTGGCTGAAACCCTTGAAGCAACCCGAcaatttgatgaagaaaatgttTTGAGTAGAACACGGTTTGGGTTGATCTTCAAAGCATGTTATAATGATGGGATGGTGTTGTCTATACGTAGGCTGCAAAACGGGCTGCTTGAAGagaacatgtttaaaaaggaagcTGAATTGCTTGGGAAAGTTCGTCACAGGAATTTGACCGTTCTTCGTGGGTATTATGCAGGGCCACCTGACCTAAGGCTGCTAGTATATGACTACATGCCAAATGGAAACCTTGCGACACTGTTACAAGAGGCTTCGCACCAAGATGGCCATGTTTTGAATTGGCCCATGAGGCATTTGATCGCCCTTGGCATTGCTCGTGGGCTTGCTTTCCTTCATTCGACCACCATGGTTCATGGAGATATCAAGCCCCAAAATGTACTCTTtgatgccgattttgaagcccATGTATCTGAATTCGGGCTAACTCCTCTCGCAACTATCCGGTCACCAGAAGCTGCCACTTCCACTTCTGGTACAGTCGGGACATTGGGCTACGTATCACCTGAAGCAATACTAACCAGTGAAGTCACAAAGGAATCAGACGTCTACAGTTTTGGCATAGTGTTGCTCGAGCTGTTAACCGGGAAGAAGCCAGTAATGTTCACACAAGATGAAGACAttgtcaaatgggtcaaaagacAATTACAAAGAGGCCAAGTTTCCGAGCTTTTGGAACCCGGGTTGCTTGAGTTAGATCCTGAATCATCCGAATGGGAAGAGTTTTTGCTAGGTGTTAAGGTAGGGTTGCTTTGTACAGCGCCCGATCCACAGGACCGACCCACAATGGCAGACATTGTATTCATGTTGGAAGGATGCCGGGTCGGCCCTGATATACCATCATCAGCTGACCCCACCTCTCAACCCTCCCCTGCTTAG